In Leptospira stimsonii, a single window of DNA contains:
- a CDS encoding NUDIX domain-containing protein, with protein sequence MSKHGFFQITQKLFLRKGDELLILRDRKSGLGDLPGGRMNEDEFYQDWNRSMEREIEEELGSDVQIRVSPKPLFIHKHRVNEGNFPCIIIAYHAEFLGGEIQLSEEHDYIAWENVHSYNPSPLFSEYMLDAVNLYLKEYASFVY encoded by the coding sequence TTGAGCAAACACGGATTCTTTCAAATCACCCAAAAACTTTTTCTCAGAAAAGGAGATGAACTGCTCATTCTTAGGGATCGAAAATCCGGCTTGGGCGACTTACCCGGCGGAAGAATGAACGAGGACGAATTCTATCAGGATTGGAATCGTAGCATGGAACGTGAGATTGAAGAAGAATTAGGTTCCGACGTACAAATTCGAGTTTCTCCCAAACCCCTGTTCATCCACAAACATCGAGTGAACGAAGGGAATTTCCCATGTATCATCATAGCGTATCACGCCGAGTTTTTGGGAGGGGAAATACAACTTTCCGAAGAGCACGATTATATCGCCTGGGAAAACGTTCATTCGTACAATCCGAGTCCCTTGTTCTCGGAATACATGCTGGACGCCGTCAATCTATATCTCAAGGAATACGCCTCTTTCGTTTATTAG
- the prfA gene encoding peptide chain release factor 1, translating into MIDRLEKIQEKYLRISEELNLAKDPSSLKNLYKERSRLTPLYLKVEEYLKLTKDKKDAEELIQSEKDEEMHLMLKEEIRQAGEKLEQLEKELEILLLPPDPNSGKNILLEIRAGTGGEEAGLFVADLFRMYSRFADKQKIKTEIIDSSPTGIGGLKEIIFALEDDRAYDLFKFEGGTHRVQRIPSTESGGRIHTSAVTVAVLPEADAEEVEINENDLRIDVYRSSGAGGQHVNTTDSAVRITHIPTGVVVACQDEKSQHKNKAKALRILSARILEKQAEDKKQASDAIKKQMIGSGDRSERVRTYNFPQGRCTDHRIGFTSHNLSAIMEGDLDELIGALTEEDRIRKISETQPS; encoded by the coding sequence ATGATAGATAGACTTGAAAAAATACAAGAAAAATACCTTCGAATCAGCGAAGAGTTGAATCTGGCGAAGGATCCTTCGTCTCTCAAAAATCTTTATAAAGAAAGATCACGTCTGACACCCCTCTATCTCAAAGTAGAAGAATATCTTAAACTCACAAAAGATAAAAAAGACGCGGAAGAATTGATCCAGTCCGAAAAAGACGAAGAAATGCACTTGATGCTCAAGGAAGAAATCCGGCAAGCCGGAGAGAAACTCGAACAACTCGAAAAAGAACTCGAAATTCTACTGTTACCTCCGGATCCGAATTCCGGTAAAAATATTTTGCTGGAAATTCGAGCTGGAACGGGCGGAGAAGAAGCTGGTTTATTCGTGGCGGATCTTTTTCGTATGTATTCCCGCTTCGCCGACAAACAGAAAATCAAAACGGAGATCATCGATTCTTCCCCTACCGGAATCGGTGGATTGAAAGAAATTATTTTTGCATTGGAAGACGATCGGGCCTATGACCTTTTCAAGTTCGAAGGCGGAACGCATCGAGTCCAGAGAATTCCGAGCACGGAATCGGGTGGAAGAATTCACACAAGCGCCGTAACGGTTGCAGTTCTTCCCGAAGCCGATGCGGAAGAAGTCGAGATCAACGAGAACGATCTGAGGATCGACGTGTATCGTTCGTCCGGAGCAGGCGGACAACACGTCAATACGACTGACTCCGCGGTTCGAATCACGCACATTCCGACCGGCGTTGTAGTCGCTTGCCAAGACGAGAAATCGCAACATAAAAACAAAGCCAAAGCGCTGAGAATCTTGAGTGCGAGAATTCTCGAAAAACAAGCGGAAGACAAAAAACAAGCTTCGGATGCGATCAAAAAACAAATGATCGGAAGCGGCGACCGTTCCGAAAGAGTTCGGACTTATAACTTTCCGCAAGGAAGATGTACGGATCATAGAATCGGATTTACGAGTCATAATTTATCCGCTATCATGGAAGGCGACTTGGACGAATTGATCGGCGCTCTTACGGAAGAAGATCGAATTCGGAAAATTTCAGAAACACAACCAAGTTAA
- a CDS encoding PLP-dependent transferase, which produces MLKEISEPHRTLCGERIPFENIHAVSVSLPHLTDVIGYEEKRTETLSRLKSGYPRFVAHSYIARILDYNKENRKISSPQFIVSSRKAADAIVQKFSIQEFEIIEDEEIVTLVIPDLKELEKEILSFIQHTGCLASSRKAEDFLLKKGILQEIFREKVEKDNPVEKILSTLSSFYGNSNPEILLSSSGMNGVYTVFEAFNEIQKKQNKTIWIRLGWLYVDNIRIMEKYTKDSYVIHNATDLQDLERFLDQNEDRVAGVITECPTNPLLLVPDYQKLKSIVDQYRVPLIADISIAGSAVINVLPYVDGIVESLTKFACGNGDLMMGALILNRKSQWFQEILPLCKKMVESPYIRDCERLAYEIKGYEERVLKISSNVKKLAEFFSRQPGIKNVFWTGSSASSNHFSKITRISGIQAGVLSIELSIPLQSFYDRLALLKGPSFGTEFTLNMLYVYLAHYELVTKKEGLEFLKENGLDPNLIRISVGIEDPNLLIQEYKKALEA; this is translated from the coding sequence ATGTTAAAAGAAATCAGCGAACCTCATAGAACTCTCTGCGGAGAGAGAATCCCGTTCGAAAACATTCATGCGGTATCTGTGAGCCTACCTCACCTAACGGACGTTATTGGCTACGAGGAAAAAAGAACCGAAACCCTTTCCCGATTAAAGTCGGGTTATCCGAGGTTCGTAGCACATTCTTATATTGCTCGGATTCTGGACTACAATAAGGAAAATCGAAAGATTTCCAGTCCTCAGTTTATCGTTTCCTCCCGAAAGGCGGCCGATGCTATCGTTCAGAAATTTTCCATTCAAGAATTCGAAATTATCGAAGACGAAGAAATCGTAACTTTGGTCATTCCCGATCTAAAAGAATTGGAAAAAGAAATTCTTTCCTTCATTCAACACACCGGCTGTCTCGCTTCCTCTCGAAAAGCCGAAGATTTTCTTTTAAAAAAAGGAATACTTCAGGAAATTTTCCGAGAGAAGGTCGAAAAAGACAATCCGGTTGAGAAAATTCTTTCTACGCTTTCTTCCTTTTACGGAAATTCAAATCCGGAGATTCTTCTTTCATCTTCCGGCATGAACGGAGTTTATACCGTCTTTGAAGCGTTCAATGAAATTCAAAAAAAGCAAAACAAAACGATTTGGATCCGTCTTGGCTGGTTATATGTGGATAATATCCGCATCATGGAAAAATATACGAAAGATTCTTACGTGATTCATAACGCGACGGACTTGCAAGATCTTGAACGATTTCTAGACCAAAACGAGGATCGTGTCGCCGGAGTGATCACGGAATGTCCGACCAATCCACTTCTCTTGGTCCCAGATTATCAAAAACTAAAATCAATCGTAGATCAATACAGAGTTCCCCTGATCGCGGATATTTCCATTGCCGGATCCGCTGTAATCAATGTTCTTCCGTACGTGGATGGAATCGTAGAAAGCCTGACCAAGTTTGCCTGCGGCAACGGAGATCTGATGATGGGCGCTTTGATTCTAAATCGAAAGTCGCAATGGTTTCAGGAGATTCTTCCTCTATGCAAAAAAATGGTGGAAAGCCCGTATATTCGAGACTGCGAACGACTCGCGTATGAAATCAAAGGATATGAAGAACGTGTTCTGAAGATCAGTTCCAATGTAAAAAAATTAGCCGAATTCTTTTCCAGACAACCCGGAATCAAAAACGTTTTTTGGACCGGATCTTCCGCTTCCTCGAATCATTTTTCAAAGATTACAAGAATTTCCGGAATTCAAGCAGGGGTTTTATCCATCGAGCTTTCGATTCCTTTGCAATCTTTTTACGATCGATTGGCGTTGTTAAAGGGTCCGAGTTTCGGAACCGAATTCACATTAAACATGCTTTATGTTTATTTGGCTCACTATGAGTTGGTAACAAAAAAAGAAGGACTCGAATTCTTAAAAGAAAACGGATTAGATCCCAATCTGATCCGAATCTCCGTAGGAATCGAAGATCCGAATCTTTTGATCCAAGAATACAAAAAAGCTCTCGAAGCCTAA
- a CDS encoding TetR/AcrR family transcriptional regulator, giving the protein MKKEEKIQARREEILEAALDIFAKKGYHSTGIADIATQLDIGHGTCYRYFKNKLDILHGLLDQIQKELSEVIARQSPDKSNSLEEYRSQIGEIGNGLFELFGKDVRVGQVFFFETQGIDDSIATKIKKTHDLSAKVTELYLINGVKKGFLRKNLDTDVVAKAINSMMFEGIRQSISHKSNREYATRWMKAVPDLMLEGMKANL; this is encoded by the coding sequence ATGAAAAAAGAAGAAAAAATCCAGGCGAGAAGGGAAGAAATCTTGGAAGCGGCCCTGGATATCTTTGCAAAAAAAGGATATCATTCCACGGGAATCGCGGATATCGCAACTCAATTGGATATCGGACACGGAACCTGTTATCGTTATTTTAAGAATAAACTCGATATTCTTCACGGTCTTCTCGATCAAATTCAAAAAGAACTTTCGGAAGTGATCGCGAGGCAAAGTCCCGATAAATCGAATTCCTTGGAGGAATATCGATCGCAGATAGGAGAAATCGGGAATGGATTGTTCGAACTTTTCGGGAAGGATGTTCGGGTCGGTCAGGTTTTCTTTTTTGAAACGCAAGGGATCGACGATTCTATCGCGACTAAGATCAAAAAGACTCACGATCTTTCCGCGAAAGTCACGGAGCTTTATCTGATCAACGGGGTTAAAAAAGGTTTTTTAAGAAAAAATTTGGACACCGACGTCGTAGCCAAAGCGATCAATTCCATGATGTTCGAAGGAATTCGTCAGTCCATTTCTCATAAGTCAAACCGAGAATACGCTACCCGTTGGATGAAGGCAGTTCCGGACTTGATGTTGGAAGGAATGAAGGCCAATTTGTGA
- a CDS encoding MASE1 domain-containing protein has translation MSLRFKAITRISGTILFSGFTYYILAQIGINTAIHPGYASAIWPASGAALGLTLIFGNYTIIGVFIASLLSNASVDFFSEVWFDPNKNFYLSVSIAVFSALQSYVGKVVLTRNIPGCNISARTQFVLLFIILEAFVCTISSSGSVVSMVLTGEIEWSGFRQSWLTWWAGDTLGVYIGAPFILFWFRGDYKAPRFLDFLESSTLLLLIVFFSLVSFDLVTPILSLSYPLGYILIPLILWSAFRLGERASSLAVVLSSVIAILGTISGSPQFYAETMNASYILLQFFIAVLSITSLLVASIVNERKEAENQLRISHQSLEGKVKERTHELLRSNEILRAEIHEKNEARSELEKSQTRYIGLFQHLPVAIIEADYSDLKCVLDGLPKDLKGDLFSDYVEGHPEFVQTCFDSIRVIGVNQETVNLLRVDSYETVFKNWKRFFSQDGFKVFRKVLGKIREESYFYEVEVGFRVQDNTRLDIKIRWSVAPGFETSLSSVIVTLLDFTEIKSAERKLQLSLEEKEVMLKEIHHRVKNNLQVISSLLSMQSDYVQDKESLSVFKESQNRLRTMSMIHEELYQSENLGKIQYSIYIEKLLNQLFQVYGKAESIRLITNLESLDISVNRAIPIGLILNELVSNSLKYAFPENISVKDSPELKISLSKKSEFLELKIEDNGIGMPLGFDLDDSTSLGLKLVNILVRQLKGKVDFSSDSKKGTQFTIYVPLNADLI, from the coding sequence TTGTCTCTTCGTTTCAAAGCAATAACAAGAATCTCAGGGACTATTTTATTCTCCGGATTCACCTATTATATTCTCGCTCAAATTGGAATAAACACGGCGATACATCCGGGATATGCGTCCGCGATTTGGCCCGCTTCCGGAGCGGCACTCGGTTTGACTCTTATATTTGGAAATTATACGATCATCGGAGTTTTTATCGCATCCTTGCTTTCCAACGCAAGTGTGGATTTTTTTTCGGAGGTTTGGTTCGATCCGAATAAAAATTTTTATCTTAGCGTTTCTATCGCGGTTTTTTCCGCCCTTCAAAGTTATGTTGGCAAAGTCGTATTAACAAGAAATATTCCGGGATGTAATATCTCGGCTCGGACCCAATTCGTTCTTTTATTCATTATCCTAGAAGCGTTCGTTTGTACGATCAGTTCGAGCGGCTCGGTGGTTTCCATGGTTCTTACCGGGGAAATCGAGTGGTCCGGTTTTCGCCAAAGCTGGTTAACTTGGTGGGCAGGCGATACGTTAGGGGTTTACATCGGCGCTCCGTTCATTCTTTTCTGGTTTCGAGGAGACTATAAGGCTCCCAGGTTTTTAGATTTTCTTGAATCTTCTACCTTACTTTTATTGATCGTCTTCTTTTCTCTGGTATCCTTCGATTTGGTCACACCGATCCTTTCTTTGAGTTATCCATTAGGATACATTCTGATTCCATTGATTCTTTGGTCCGCTTTTCGTTTGGGAGAACGTGCAAGTAGTCTGGCGGTAGTTTTGTCATCCGTGATCGCCATTTTAGGAACGATTTCCGGTTCTCCCCAATTCTATGCGGAAACGATGAACGCTTCTTACATTCTACTTCAATTTTTTATCGCGGTTCTTTCCATAACGAGTCTGCTTGTCGCGAGCATCGTAAACGAGAGAAAAGAAGCGGAAAATCAGTTGCGAATCTCTCATCAGAGTTTGGAAGGAAAGGTAAAGGAAAGGACGCACGAACTTCTTCGATCGAACGAAATTCTTAGGGCGGAAATCCATGAGAAGAACGAAGCAAGATCCGAATTGGAAAAAAGCCAAACCAGATACATAGGACTATTCCAGCATCTTCCCGTGGCGATCATTGAAGCCGATTATTCCGATCTCAAATGCGTGTTAGACGGTTTGCCGAAAGATCTAAAAGGTGATTTGTTTTCCGATTACGTGGAAGGTCATCCCGAATTCGTTCAAACTTGTTTTGATTCGATTCGAGTGATCGGCGTGAATCAGGAGACCGTTAATCTCCTTCGAGTCGATTCTTATGAAACGGTATTTAAGAATTGGAAACGTTTTTTTAGCCAGGACGGTTTCAAAGTTTTTAGAAAGGTTCTTGGAAAAATTCGAGAAGAATCGTATTTTTACGAAGTGGAAGTCGGGTTTCGCGTTCAAGACAATACCAGACTTGACATTAAAATTCGCTGGTCAGTCGCTCCCGGTTTTGAAACTTCTTTGTCAAGCGTGATCGTGACGTTATTGGATTTCACCGAAATCAAATCCGCGGAACGGAAATTACAACTTTCTTTGGAAGAGAAGGAAGTTATGCTCAAGGAAATCCATCATAGGGTTAAGAATAATCTTCAAGTGATCTCTTCCCTTTTGTCAATGCAATCCGACTACGTTCAGGATAAAGAAAGTCTTTCCGTTTTTAAGGAAAGTCAGAATCGACTTCGAACAATGTCGATGATTCATGAAGAATTGTATCAATCCGAGAACCTTGGAAAAATTCAGTATTCGATCTACATCGAAAAATTACTCAATCAGCTTTTTCAGGTGTACGGAAAAGCCGAGTCGATTCGACTGATTACAAATTTAGAATCTCTCGATATAAGCGTTAACAGAGCCATTCCGATCGGCTTGATATTAAACGAATTGGTTTCCAATTCTTTGAAATATGCGTTCCCAGAAAATATTTCCGTAAAAGATTCTCCGGAATTGAAAATTTCTCTTTCAAAAAAAAGCGAATTCTTAGAACTCAAAATCGAAGACAATGGGATCGGAATGCCGCTCGGGTTCGATCTGGACGATTCGACCTCCCTCGGCTTAAAGCTCGTGAATATTCTCGTGAGACAATTGAAGGGAAAAGTAGATTTTTCTTCCGATTCGAAAAAGGGAACTCAGTTTACGATTTACGTTCCATTAAACGCGGATCTCATCTGA
- the pabB gene encoding aminodeoxychorismate synthase component I, with protein sequence MRIEELLFSDQPFMIFNEGFHPSGKIFFRNPITTIKAITSKEIESSLNEIESFIQEGFYVAGFISYEAGEFFSGIDRKNLEMNLPLLYFGVFREPETISEFDSRSSADFGFHISSFPDQKSYFQNLEYIREKLFLGEIYQINYTDRIRFDFEGDILGLYNTLSDRQPVSYGSWIRIPDLDILSFSPELFFEKQGRNIITKPMKGTYPRGKTEFDDEKNIQLLRNSEKEKAENLMITDLMRNDLGKISRKGSVQVQELFTVEKYKTILQMTSMIRSELSEEIKYADIFRELFPGGSITGAPKLRAMEMIQELEKPRGVYTGAIGVIRPNGNSVFSIAIRTLEISNGSGKLGIGSGITWDADPEKEWLEILEKAKFFSESTRNFFLFETILYKNGFIYFQKEHRDRIKASAEILNIPYSEEKWNHCLQEAISACKEQNSYRIKIRLDLSGNFHSEYSVLPPFQKRGVLRISKTQMNSFSEFRKHKTSLREIYDAEGIRSREESCLDTIFLNENREITEGSITNVFLKIGDSYFTPPISSGILPGIYRNRLLKKKGFYERPLSIEDLRSSESVFLCNSLRGILRIEKIEDESQI encoded by the coding sequence ATGAGAATCGAAGAACTCCTATTCTCTGACCAGCCTTTTATGATTTTCAACGAAGGATTCCATCCTTCAGGAAAGATTTTCTTTCGTAACCCAATCACCACAATCAAGGCAATTACTTCAAAAGAAATAGAATCGTCTCTGAACGAAATCGAATCCTTTATTCAGGAAGGATTTTACGTAGCGGGATTTATTTCTTACGAAGCCGGAGAATTTTTTTCGGGAATTGATCGGAAGAACTTAGAGATGAATCTACCGCTTTTATACTTCGGCGTTTTTCGCGAACCGGAAACGATTTCCGAGTTCGATAGTAGATCGTCTGCAGATTTCGGATTTCACATTTCTTCTTTTCCGGATCAAAAAAGCTATTTCCAAAATCTCGAATACATTCGGGAAAAACTTTTCCTTGGCGAAATTTATCAAATCAATTATACGGATCGGATTCGATTCGATTTTGAAGGAGATATATTAGGACTATATAATACACTTTCGGATCGCCAGCCCGTATCTTACGGCTCTTGGATAAGAATTCCGGATTTGGACATTCTCTCCTTCTCACCTGAGCTTTTTTTCGAAAAACAAGGGCGAAACATCATCACAAAACCGATGAAAGGAACTTATCCCAGAGGTAAGACCGAATTCGATGACGAGAAGAACATACAGCTTTTAAGGAATTCAGAAAAAGAAAAAGCGGAAAATCTAATGATTACCGACCTGATGAGAAACGATCTAGGAAAAATCAGCCGTAAAGGAAGTGTTCAGGTTCAAGAATTATTCACCGTTGAAAAATATAAAACGATCTTACAGATGACGAGCATGATTCGTTCCGAGCTTTCCGAAGAAATAAAATACGCGGATATTTTTAGGGAGTTGTTTCCAGGCGGGTCGATCACCGGCGCACCTAAACTCAGGGCAATGGAAATGATTCAAGAACTCGAAAAACCGAGAGGTGTTTACACCGGAGCGATCGGAGTTATTCGACCGAACGGAAATTCCGTTTTTTCGATAGCGATTCGTACATTAGAAATTTCTAATGGATCTGGAAAACTCGGTATCGGTTCCGGAATCACCTGGGACGCAGATCCTGAAAAGGAATGGCTTGAAATTTTGGAAAAAGCCAAATTTTTCTCCGAGTCGACAAGGAATTTTTTTCTATTCGAAACGATCCTCTATAAAAACGGTTTCATATACTTTCAAAAAGAACATCGAGATCGGATCAAAGCATCCGCAGAAATTCTAAACATTCCTTATTCCGAAGAAAAATGGAATCATTGTTTGCAAGAGGCGATCTCCGCTTGTAAGGAACAAAATTCTTATCGTATCAAGATTCGTTTGGACTTGTCCGGAAATTTTCACTCGGAATATTCCGTCCTTCCCCCTTTTCAAAAAAGGGGGGTTTTACGAATCAGCAAAACTCAAATGAATTCTTTTTCGGAATTTAGAAAACACAAGACGAGCTTAAGGGAAATATACGATGCCGAAGGAATTCGATCGAGAGAAGAATCTTGTTTAGATACAATCTTCTTAAATGAAAATAGAGAGATCACGGAAGGAAGTATTACAAACGTCTTTTTGAAGATCGGAGATTCTTACTTTACACCGCCCATCTCTTCCGGTATTCTTCCTGGAATTTATAGAAATCGTCTTTTGAAAAAGAAGGGATTCTATGAACGGCCTCTTTCGATCGAAGATTTGCGGTCCTCGGAGTCGGTTTTTCTGTGTAATTCTCTTCGTGGAATTCTGCGGATCGAAAAGATAGAAGATGAATCCCAAATATGA
- the thpR gene encoding RNA 2',3'-cyclic phosphodiesterase has product MRTFLGISIPDEVKEQLTSICYGLPDIKWVDEENFHITLVFLGEQTQEDVDRISDFCSEISVSNFDLELRSVGVFGKQKSPSILFAEVKQNPHLLQLQKILDSGLRKRGIQPERQEYHPHVTIGRFKNFYNSKISPYLEEFSDFSSSSFAVSEFHIYSSRSSANGPIYRIEESFSLLPSYKDYGKTN; this is encoded by the coding sequence ATGAGAACTTTTCTGGGAATTTCCATTCCGGACGAAGTGAAAGAACAACTAACTTCGATTTGTTACGGATTACCCGATATCAAATGGGTAGATGAAGAAAATTTCCATATCACTTTAGTTTTTTTAGGAGAACAAACGCAGGAAGACGTGGATAGAATCTCCGATTTCTGCTCCGAGATTTCCGTTTCGAACTTCGACTTGGAACTTCGATCCGTAGGAGTTTTCGGAAAGCAAAAGTCTCCTTCCATTTTATTTGCGGAGGTAAAACAGAATCCACATTTACTTCAATTGCAGAAAATCTTGGACTCGGGTCTAAGAAAACGCGGCATTCAGCCCGAACGTCAAGAATATCACCCGCATGTGACGATCGGTAGATTCAAAAACTTTTACAATTCGAAGATCTCTCCGTATCTGGAAGAATTTTCCGATTTTTCATCTTCTAGTTTCGCAGTTTCGGAATTTCACATATACTCTTCCAGATCCTCAGCGAACGGACCCATTTATAGGATCGAAGAATCTTTCTCACTTCTTCCTTCTTACAAGGATTACGGAAAAACAAATTGA
- the aat gene encoding leucyl/phenylalanyl-tRNA--protein transferase has translation MKDFSDFFRNPHVWDREIVAVGGDLSPERLLYAYKNGIFPWSDQPILWYCLDPRGIFDLNKLHISKRVKRKINQKKYTITFNRAFEQVMRCCAYRPGEETWITELFIKGYNEFHKLGYAHSLEVWDENGKLGGGVYGVAIGNFFAGESMFSFVSDFGKIGLYHLFDALKKDHFLLFDTQQLNIVTLGLGAYQIPKKEYLRRLELAVASGKKWTPPHSIL, from the coding sequence TTGAAAGATTTTTCCGATTTTTTTAGAAATCCGCATGTTTGGGATCGGGAAATCGTCGCGGTCGGGGGGGATCTATCTCCGGAAAGACTTCTTTATGCATATAAGAATGGAATCTTTCCCTGGTCCGATCAACCGATCCTTTGGTATTGTTTAGATCCGCGCGGAATTTTTGATCTCAATAAACTGCATATTTCGAAACGTGTAAAACGAAAGATTAACCAAAAAAAGTATACGATCACTTTCAACCGCGCTTTCGAACAAGTTATGCGCTGTTGCGCCTATCGACCCGGTGAAGAAACCTGGATTACGGAGCTTTTTATCAAAGGCTATAATGAATTTCATAAACTTGGGTACGCACATTCCCTTGAGGTTTGGGACGAGAACGGAAAACTCGGCGGCGGGGTGTATGGAGTGGCGATCGGTAATTTTTTTGCGGGAGAATCTATGTTTTCTTTCGTTTCCGATTTCGGAAAAATCGGTCTATATCATTTATTTGATGCACTCAAAAAAGATCACTTTCTTCTTTTCGACACTCAGCAACTAAACATTGTTACTCTGGGACTTGGAGCCTATCAAATTCCAAAAAAAGAATATCTCAGGCGATTGGAGCTGGCGGTTGCCTCCGGAAAAAAATGGACCCCTCCTCATTCCATTCTTTGA